GTCATCGTTGAGACCGCCAACCCGGCGAAGTTCCCCGAAGAAGTGGAGAAGGTCGTCGGCTGGGCGCCCGATGTGCCCGCCGCCATGACCGCCGGACTTCAGCAGACCGAGGACTACGACCGGATGGGCGCTGACTACGAGGCTTTCCGCGCGTATCTCCTCGCCCGTCACACACGCTAGATCTTCTTCGCAAGATACGCCCGGCGCTGGTCAGCGAAGTCCTTCAATGCAATCACACGCCTCCGTCCGCGGAAGGCCGGCACGGCTGCCGCCGCGCGGGCGCTGAGGGACGGGCGCGGCGATTTGGTGCGCATTCACCTGGAATGTCCATGGTGGATGCGCAAGGCGAACGGCACCGGATGAGAACCGGAATTGCCAAGCTGCGGGCAGGTTGCTAAACACGGCGGCCTTTGCATGGCACTCATCGTCCAAAAATTCGGCGGCACCTCGGTCGGCAATCCGGAACGCATCAAAACTGTCGCGCGCCGCGTGAAGCAGTATCGCGACCGTGGCGACCAGGTCGTCGTGGTCGTGTCCGCGATGAGCGGCGTGACCGACGGGCTCATCAAGCTCGCCAAGGAAATCATGCCGCTACCGCCCGAGCGCGAGATGGACATGCTGCTCGCGACCGGCGAACAGCAGACCATCGCGCTCACGGCCATCGCGCTCCAGCAACTCGGCGTGCCCGCGGCTTCGCTCACCGGCGCGCAGGCGGGCATCGTCACCGACGGCGTCCACACGAAGGCGAAGATCCAGAACATCACGCCGAAGAAAGTCCACGCGCTGCTCGACGCGGGAAACGTGGTCATCGTTGCGGGCTTTCAAGGCGAGACCGCCGAGGGCCAGATCACCACGCTGGGTCGCGGCGGTTCGGACCTCACGGCCATTGCGCTCGCGGCGGCGCTGAAGGCCGACCTTTGCCAGATTTACACGGATGTGGACGGCGTTTACACCGCCGACCCGCGCATCGTCCCGGCCGCGCGCAAGCTCGGTGAAGTCGCCTACGACGAATTGCTCGAACTCGCCGGCGCGGGCGCGAAGGTGATGCAGCTCCGCTCCGTCGAGTTCGCCAAGAAATTTGGCGTCGTGTTTGAAGTCCGCTCCAGTCTCAACGACAACCCAGGAACCATCGTGAAAGAGGAAACGCAAAGCATGGAGAGCATCGTCGTGCGCGGCGTCGCGCTCGACAAGAATCAGGCCAAGGTGACGCTCGTGGGCGTGCCGGACAAACCCGGCGTCGCCGCGCGCGTCTTCACCGCGCTTGCCGACGGCGCGATCAGCGTGGACATGATCGTCCAAAATGTCAGCCACGCATCGAAGTCGCCGACGACCGACATCTCCTTCACCGTGGACAAGCCCGACCTGCTCAAGGCGCGCAAGGTCATTGACGGATTGAAGTCCGAGGTCGGCTTCGCCGGGGTCGAAGCCGACGAGAAGATTGGGAAGCTCTCCATCGTGGGCGTCGGCATGAAAAGTCACAGCGGCGTCGCGGCGAAGATGTTCAGCACGCTGGCCAAGGAAGGCGTGAACATCGGGATGATTTCCACCAGCGAGATCAAAGTCTCCGTCGTGATCAGTGTTGACCAGGGCGAGCAGGCGATGCGCGCGCTGCACGCGGTGTTCATCGGTTGAGGCAGTCAGTTCTTGCGACCGAGACCAACTTGGTTCGGAATTGGACTTTACGGGCCCGCCGCACCGGACTAGCCTCCAACCATCAGCAGAACTCCGAGCATGCGCGTGCCCTGCAATCATTCCGGCCATCCAAGGATTCCCCGCCGCGCGGCGATTCAAGCGGGCGCGCTTGGTCTTGTGGGCCTGAGCATGGATCAACTCGCGCCGCTTCGGGCGCTTGCGGACGGCCCGTCGCCAAAAGTCCGCGCAACGTCGGTCATCTATATCTTTCTCTCCGGTGGACTCGCGCAACAGGACAGCTTCGACCCGAAGCCCGAGGCGCCGGAGGAGACGCGCGGCGAGTTCAAGGACATCCCCACGCGCACACCCGGCGTCCACATTTGCGAGCATCTGCCCGAGCTGGCCAGGCGCAGCAATCTCTGGGCGCTTTGCCGCTCGCTCACGCACAAGTCGAACGACCACTCCGCGAGCCATCACATCATGCTCACCGGCCGCGGGGAGATGCCGGTCGGGTTCGACCCGAACAAGCCGAAGCAGTCGGATCATCCGTCCATTGCGGCGCTCGCCAACTCGCTCCGTCCCGCACGCAACAACCTGCCGCCGGCGATCGTGCTGCCGGAGAAGTTGATTCACCGGACCGGGCGCGTCATCCCCGGCCAGTTCGGCGGCACGCTCGGCTCCCGGAAGGATCCATGGATTCTCGACTCGTCGCCGTTCAATGCGGAGACCTACGGCGCCTACCCCGAGTTTCTGTTTCATCACAACAAGGGCGCGGCGAAGGCGGACATCCCCTTTCGATCGCCCAACGTGACGTTGTCCGAACCGCTTGCTGCGCGGTTATCCGACCGCCTCGCGTTGCAGGGCGAACTCGACCGCCAGCGTGGCTTGCTCGAGTCCGCCGCGGAGGCGCAGTCCTTTGACCGCTACTGGAACATGGCTGTCTCGCTGCTCACCCGGCAGGACACAATCAAGGCCTTCGACGTCACGCAATCCGACCCGCGTTTGCAGGAGCGTTACGGAAAAAACTCCTTCGGGTGGTCGCTCTTGCTCGCGTCGCGACTCGTCCAAGCCGGCGTGAGCCTCGTGCAGGTGAATCTCGGCAACAACGAGACATGGGACACCCACGAAGCCGCGTTCCCCAATCTGAAAAACTTCCTGCTGCCGCCGATGGACCGCGCCGTGTCCGCGTTGCTCGATGACTTGAAGGACCGCGGGTTGCTCGACAGCACGCTCATCGTCATGGCCGGCGAGTTTGGCCGCACACCACGCATTTTCAAGATTCCCAGCGCCACGCTGCCCGGCCGCGACCATTGGGGCGCGGTGCAAAGCGTGTTCTTCGCCGGCGGCGGCGTCCGCGGCGGGACGGTGATCGGTTCGTCCGACAAGATTGGCGGCTATCCGGCAAGCGACGCGCAGACGCCCGAGAACATGGCGGCCTCCATCTACGACGCACTTGGCCTGCCACAGAACACGATGTGGCACGACGAACAGGGACGTCCTTTCAACCTCTACCACGGCGAACCCATCCGCGGCTTGATGGGCTAGCGCCCCGCGGTTCCCCATCCGGCTCCAAACTCCTCTCGCCTGCCGAATCCCCTCCTGCAAGGATTCGTCAGTGACTCGATGCCATCGCACCCCAGCCCCGTCGCAGCAATGAAACCGTCCCCGGCCCTGCTCATCATCGCCACGCTCGTCGCGCTCCCGATTTCGGCTGCGCCTCCAGCGGGCGAATCGCAGTTCCTCTCGAACACCCGTCAGCTCATCTACGACGGCAAACGCAGCGGCGAGGGCTACTTCTCGCCCGACGGCAAGACGCTCATCTTCCAGAGCGAGCGCGAGGCGGACAATCCCTTCTACCAGATTTACACCCTCAACCTCGAAACCGGCGACACGCACCGCGTCTCGCCAGGCCACGGCAAGACCACGTGCGCGTTCTTCCGGCCCGGAAGCGACGAGGTGCTCTTCGCCTCGACGCATCTCGACCCGCAGGCGCGCGACAAACAGAAGGCCGAGTTGGAATTCCGCGCCACCGGCAAGCAGCGCCGCTACTCGTGGGACTACGACGAGCACATGGACATCTTCGCGGCGAAGCGCGACGGCTCGAAGATTCGCCGGCTCACGACATCGCCCGGCTACGACGCCGAGGGCAGCTACTCGCCCGACGGGAAGCGCATCGTGTTCTCCTCGCTGCGCGACGCGTATCCGACGAACAAGCTCTCCACAGCGGACCTGAAGAAGCTCGAAGTGGACCCGAGTTACTTCGGCGAAATCTACATCATGAACGCCGACGGCTCCGGCCAGAGGCGGCTCACGCAGACGCCCGGCTACGACGGCGGGCCGTTCTTCTCGCCGGACGGCCGGCGCATCATCTGGCGGCGCTTCGATGAGAAGGGTGAGACGGCTGACGTCTTCACGATGAACACCGACGGCTCGGACGTGCGCCGCCTGACGGACTTCAAGGCGATGAGCTGGGCGCCGATTTTTCATCCCGCAAGCCGTTACGTGATCTACACGGCGAACAAGCACGGCTTTGCGAACTTCGAGCTGTTCATCGTGGACCCGCTCGGCGAACGCGAGCCGGTGCGCGTGACGTTCACCGACGGCTTCGACGGCCTGCCGGTCTTCTCGCCGGACGGCAAGAAACTCTGCTGGACCGCCAGCCGCACCGGCGATGGCAAGTCGCAGCTCTTCATGGCGGACTGGAATCACGAGGCGGCGCTGGCGGCGCTGGCCGGCGCGGCGAAGCGCAGCGTTCCTGCTGATGTGGCCCACGCATCGCATAGAACCCATGAGTCCCATGCGACCCCCGAGACCCGCCCGAAGAACCTCTCCCCCGAAATCAAATCCTCCGATCTGCAAGCCCAAGTCTCCTACCTCGCCTCCGACGCGCTCGAAGGCCGGCTCACGGGCACGCGCGGCGCGCGACTCGCGGCAGACTTCATCGCGGAGCAATTCAAGCTGGCCGGCCTCGAACCGCTCGGCGACCCGAGGAGTTTCTTCCAGCCGTTCGAGTTCAACGCCGGCGTGCGCGTGCTCACGAATCAAAACCGTCTCGCCATCGCCCGCGAGAACGCCGTGACCCCGATGCCCGGCTACGAGCCCGAGAAAGACTTCCGCCCGCTCGCCTTCTCGCAGAGCGGCACAGTCGAGGGCGAGGTGGTCTTCGCCGGCTACGGCTTGAGCGTGCCGGGCAAGCCCGGCGAAGGCTACGACTCCTACGCCGGCCTCGACGTGTCCAACAAGGTCGTGCTCGTGCTGCGCTACGTGCCCGAGGAGGCCGATGCCAGGCGCCGCGCGGAACTCAACCGCTACGCCGGCTTGCGCTACAAGGCCCTCATCGCGCGGCAGCGCGGCGCGCGGGCGTTGCTCGTGATCAGCGGACCGAACTCGCCGAACCCCGGCCAGCTCGCCGCGCTCACCTACGACCGCGGCGCGGGCGCGGGCATTGTCGCGATGTCAGTAAACGGAAACGTGGCGTCGGAACTTTTTGCCGCCGCGGGCAGGGACTTGAAGGCAATCCAGTCCGCGCTGGACAAGGAAGACCCGCATGCGCAGGGCAGCTTCACGTTTCCGAAGGCGCGCGTGGCGCTCACCGCCGCCGTCGAGCCCATCAAACAGACCGACCGCAACGTGCTTGGCTGGCTGCCCCCTGCGCCCGGCTCGAAGGAAACCGGCTACGTCTTCATCGGCGCGCACTACGACCATCTTGGCCACGGCGAAACCGGCGGCATGGCGCGCAAGGACGAGGAGGGCAAGATCCACTCCGGCGCGGATGACAACGCGAGCGGCACCGCCGCAGTGCTCGAACTCGCCGCCGCGCTCGCAGCCGAACGGAAGAAGAGTCCGGCGGCATTCACGCGAGGCGTGCTCTTCGCGCTGTGGAGCGGCGAGGAACTCGGCCTGCTCGGCTCCGCGCAATACGCCGAGCGCCCGCTCAAGCCGCTGAGCAACGCCGTCGCCTACGTGAACTTCGACATGGTCGGCCGCCTGCGCGACAACAAGCTGCTCGTGCAGGGCACCGGCTCCTCGACAAACTGGACGCGGCTCGTCGAGAAACGAAATGTGGCCGCGGGCTTCAACCTCGCCTTGCAGGAGGACCCGTATCTGCCGACGGACGTGACGAGCTTTTACTCGAAGCAGGTGCCGGTGTTGAGCTTCTTCACCGGCAGCCACGACGAGTATCACCGCCCGGCGGACAAGCCCGAGACGCTCAACTACGAAGGCCTCGAACGCATCACGAAGCTCGCGCACGGACTCGCGCTCGACCTTGCGCACATGCCCGCGCCGCCCGCCTACGCAAAAGTGGAACGCAAGGACAGCGGCGGCTCGCGCGACAATCTCCGCGCCTACCTCGGCACGATCCCCGACTACGCGACGGAGATCGCCGGCGTGAAGATTTCCGGCACCCGCCCCGCCAGTCCCGCGGACAAGGCCGGATTCAAAGGCGGCGACGTGATCGTGGAATTCAACGGCCAGAAGATCGCCAACATCTACGACTACACCTACGCGATGGACGCTGTGAAGATCGGCCAGGCCGTGAAAGTGATCGTGCTGCGCGAAGGCAAACGCGTGGAGTTGACGGCGACCCCCGAGGCGAGGAAGTAGCAACCCGTGCGAGGATGACTTCGAAGTCCATCTCCGGGAGTGCTTCGCTGCTGTTGCTCGCCGCCGCGAGCCGGTTACTCATCGCAACCGCGATTGGCGAGGACTGGCCGCAGTTCCTCGGCCCGCGCGGGGACAACACGTCGCTTGAGACCGGGCTGCTGGAGAAGTGGCCGTCGAAGGGACCACCTCTGGTTTGGGACCGCAAAGTGGGCACGGGCTACGCGGCTCCGAGCATCCGCGGAGAGCGGTTGGTGCTGCATCACCGCATCGGCGGCGAGGAGATTGTCGAATGCGCCAACGCCGCGACCGGCCGCACCGCGTGGACTAACGCCTATCCGAGCCGTTACGTGGACCCGTTCGGCTACAACAACGGGCCGCGCTGCGCGCCGCTGCTCACCACCAATCGCTGCTTCACCTTCGGCGCGGAAGGCAGGCTGCTCTGCACCGACCTCGCCACGGGCAAGACCATCTGGAGGCGCGACACTGCAAAAGACTGGAATGTGCCCGAGGCGTTCTTCGGCGTCGGCAGCACGCCCATCCTCGAGGAGGGCAGGTTGATCGTGATGGTCGGCGGCCAGCCCGACTCCGGCGTGGTTGCGCTCGAGCCGGAGACGGGGAAAACGATCTGGGAGAGTGTCGGCAAGAAGTGTTGGAACGGTGTGGTCACGATCGGCTGGCGCGCGGAGACGCCGTATCAGTGGACGGGCTTCGAGAAGCTCGCGAGCTACGCCTCGCCCGTCGCCGCGACCATCCACGGCAGGCGCCATGTGCTGTGCCTCATGCGGCAGGGGCTCGTGTCTCTCAACCCGGCGACGGGCGAGGTCAACTTTGTGCGGTGGTTTCAATCCATGGCGAACGACTCGGTGAACGCGATGAACCCGGTCGTGCATGGCGACCTGGTGCTGATTTCGGCGGCGTATTATCGCAGCGGCGCGGTGCTGCTTCGCGTGAAGCCCGACGGGAAGTCCTTCGAGGAAGTGTGGAAAGACCCGGCGCGGCACCCCTTCGACCTCTCGGACCGCGACCCCGAGACCGGGCGCTGGAAAATCCCGGCGCTCGAAATCCATTGGAACACACCCATCCTGCTCGACGGGCATCTGTATGCCTTCAGCGGACGCGACGAACCGGACGCCACGTTCCGGTGCGTCGAGTTCAAGACCGGCAGGGTCAAGTGGTCGCGCGACGAACAGTGGCAGAAGCATCCTCAGCACGGGACGCAGTTCCCGGTCTATGGTCGAGGCTCAGCCATCCTTGCGGACGGCAAGCTGATCGCTCTCGGCGAGGGCGGGAAGCTCGGGTTGTTCAAGCCGGACGCGGCAAAGGCGGAGGAGATTTCGTCGTTCCAAGTGCCGATGCTCGGCTACCCGTGCTGGGCGGCGCCGATTCTCTCGAACAAGCGGCTCTACGTGCGGAATGAGGAGCGGTTGGTTTGCTACAATCTGGCAAAGTGAACGTAGCCGGCCTCACCCACTCATCCGCCCAACTCGCGATGCCGGAAGCAATCCACGGTGTGATCGTTCACCACGCCGACCGCTTGCAGGACGGCATACACGATGGTCGTGCCGACAAAGTTGAACCCG
The DNA window shown above is from Verrucomicrobiota bacterium and carries:
- a CDS encoding aspartate kinase produces the protein MALIVQKFGGTSVGNPERIKTVARRVKQYRDRGDQVVVVVSAMSGVTDGLIKLAKEIMPLPPEREMDMLLATGEQQTIALTAIALQQLGVPAASLTGAQAGIVTDGVHTKAKIQNITPKKVHALLDAGNVVIVAGFQGETAEGQITTLGRGGSDLTAIALAAALKADLCQIYTDVDGVYTADPRIVPAARKLGEVAYDELLELAGAGAKVMQLRSVEFAKKFGVVFEVRSSLNDNPGTIVKEETQSMESIVVRGVALDKNQAKVTLVGVPDKPGVAARVFTALADGAISVDMIVQNVSHASKSPTTDISFTVDKPDLLKARKVIDGLKSEVGFAGVEADEKIGKLSIVGVGMKSHSGVAAKMFSTLAKEGVNIGMISTSEIKVSVVISVDQGEQAMRALHAVFIG
- a CDS encoding DUF1501 domain-containing protein, whose amino-acid sequence is MRVPCNHSGHPRIPRRAAIQAGALGLVGLSMDQLAPLRALADGPSPKVRATSVIYIFLSGGLAQQDSFDPKPEAPEETRGEFKDIPTRTPGVHICEHLPELARRSNLWALCRSLTHKSNDHSASHHIMLTGRGEMPVGFDPNKPKQSDHPSIAALANSLRPARNNLPPAIVLPEKLIHRTGRVIPGQFGGTLGSRKDPWILDSSPFNAETYGAYPEFLFHHNKGAAKADIPFRSPNVTLSEPLAARLSDRLALQGELDRQRGLLESAAEAQSFDRYWNMAVSLLTRQDTIKAFDVTQSDPRLQERYGKNSFGWSLLLASRLVQAGVSLVQVNLGNNETWDTHEAAFPNLKNFLLPPMDRAVSALLDDLKDRGLLDSTLIVMAGEFGRTPRIFKIPSATLPGRDHWGAVQSVFFAGGGVRGGTVIGSSDKIGGYPASDAQTPENMAASIYDALGLPQNTMWHDEQGRPFNLYHGEPIRGLMG
- a CDS encoding M28 family peptidase; translated protein: MKPSPALLIIATLVALPISAAPPAGESQFLSNTRQLIYDGKRSGEGYFSPDGKTLIFQSEREADNPFYQIYTLNLETGDTHRVSPGHGKTTCAFFRPGSDEVLFASTHLDPQARDKQKAELEFRATGKQRRYSWDYDEHMDIFAAKRDGSKIRRLTTSPGYDAEGSYSPDGKRIVFSSLRDAYPTNKLSTADLKKLEVDPSYFGEIYIMNADGSGQRRLTQTPGYDGGPFFSPDGRRIIWRRFDEKGETADVFTMNTDGSDVRRLTDFKAMSWAPIFHPASRYVIYTANKHGFANFELFIVDPLGEREPVRVTFTDGFDGLPVFSPDGKKLCWTASRTGDGKSQLFMADWNHEAALAALAGAAKRSVPADVAHASHRTHESHATPETRPKNLSPEIKSSDLQAQVSYLASDALEGRLTGTRGARLAADFIAEQFKLAGLEPLGDPRSFFQPFEFNAGVRVLTNQNRLAIARENAVTPMPGYEPEKDFRPLAFSQSGTVEGEVVFAGYGLSVPGKPGEGYDSYAGLDVSNKVVLVLRYVPEEADARRRAELNRYAGLRYKALIARQRGARALLVISGPNSPNPGQLAALTYDRGAGAGIVAMSVNGNVASELFAAAGRDLKAIQSALDKEDPHAQGSFTFPKARVALTAAVEPIKQTDRNVLGWLPPAPGSKETGYVFIGAHYDHLGHGETGGMARKDEEGKIHSGADDNASGTAAVLELAAALAAERKKSPAAFTRGVLFALWSGEELGLLGSAQYAERPLKPLSNAVAYVNFDMVGRLRDNKLLVQGTGSSTNWTRLVEKRNVAAGFNLALQEDPYLPTDVTSFYSKQVPVLSFFTGSHDEYHRPADKPETLNYEGLERITKLAHGLALDLAHMPAPPAYAKVERKDSGGSRDNLRAYLGTIPDYATEIAGVKISGTRPASPADKAGFKGGDVIVEFNGQKIANIYDYTYAMDAVKIGQAVKVIVLREGKRVELTATPEARK